A single Agrococcus sp. ARC_14 DNA region contains:
- a CDS encoding alpha-hydroxy acid oxidase: protein MERRIPTLTDLRATLNFRKPGNPAAMRLGLAQTIGDLRTIAKARTPKGPFDYTDGAAEGEIGIARARQAFEDVELHPAVLKDVTDVSTSWDVLGTPSAFPLAIAPTGFTRLMHAAGETAGAQAAAAYDIPFTLSTLGTTSIERVREASPDGRLWMQLYMMKERHRSLELVERARKAGYDTLMITVDTPVAGARHRDARNGMAFPPQLSLSTLVDAAPKVEWWWNFLTTEPVTFAAISKWDGTVGELLDSMFDPSVDYEALAEVRAAWPGKLIVKGVQSVADARTLADLGVDAITLSNHGGRQLDRAPVPFLLLPEVAREVGKDLEIHLDTGIMSGTDIVAAVALGARTTMVGRAYLYGLMAGGRAGVNRALSILTGEVQRTMRLLGVASLEELGPQHVTQLQRLAPRALQG from the coding sequence GTGGAACGACGCATCCCCACCCTGACCGATCTGCGCGCGACCCTGAACTTCCGCAAGCCGGGCAACCCGGCGGCCATGCGGCTCGGGCTCGCGCAGACGATCGGGGATCTGCGCACGATCGCGAAGGCGCGCACGCCGAAGGGACCGTTCGACTACACCGACGGCGCCGCCGAGGGCGAGATCGGCATCGCCCGCGCGCGGCAGGCGTTCGAGGATGTCGAGCTGCACCCCGCGGTGCTGAAGGATGTGACGGATGTCTCCACGTCGTGGGATGTGCTGGGCACGCCGAGCGCGTTCCCGCTTGCCATCGCGCCGACGGGCTTCACCCGGCTGATGCATGCCGCGGGCGAGACCGCTGGGGCGCAGGCGGCCGCGGCCTACGACATCCCCTTCACCCTCTCGACGCTCGGCACCACCTCGATCGAGCGGGTGCGCGAGGCATCGCCCGACGGCCGGCTGTGGATGCAGCTCTACATGATGAAGGAGCGGCACCGCTCGCTCGAGCTCGTCGAGCGCGCGCGGAAGGCCGGCTACGACACCCTCATGATCACGGTGGACACGCCCGTCGCCGGCGCTCGCCACCGGGACGCCCGCAACGGCATGGCGTTCCCGCCGCAGCTGTCGCTGTCGACCCTCGTCGACGCGGCGCCGAAGGTCGAGTGGTGGTGGAACTTCCTCACCACCGAGCCCGTCACGTTCGCCGCGATCTCGAAGTGGGACGGCACGGTCGGCGAGCTGCTCGACTCGATGTTCGACCCCTCCGTCGACTACGAGGCGTTGGCCGAGGTGCGCGCAGCCTGGCCGGGCAAGCTCATCGTGAAGGGCGTGCAGTCGGTCGCCGACGCCCGCACGCTCGCCGACCTGGGCGTCGACGCGATCACGCTGTCGAACCACGGCGGTCGCCAGCTCGACCGTGCGCCCGTGCCGTTCCTGCTGCTGCCGGAGGTCGCGCGCGAGGTCGGCAAGGATCTCGAGATCCACCTCGACACGGGCATCATGTCGGGCACCGACATCGTGGCGGCGGTGGCCCTCGGCGCCCGCACGACGATGGTCGGCCGGGCCTACCTCTATGGGCTGATGGCCGGCGGCCGTGCAGGCGTCAACCGCGCGCTGTCGATCCTGACCGGCGAGGTGCAGCGCACGATGCGCCTGCTGGGCGTCGCCTCGCTCGAGGAGCTCGGACCGCAGCACGTCACGCAGCTGCAGCGCCTCGCACCGCGAGCGCTGCAGGGCTAG
- a CDS encoding SRPBCC family protein, with the protein MRTHYRFGHQWQVQASADAVRALLEDVRGYGDWWPGVRVVADASTPGRRAADLEVRAPLGYRIRITITEAPGRPDALRARITGDLEGWCTWRIAATPTGSRIVFGQQVEARSRLLRLLSPLLHHRLSGQHARVMRGAADGMRRALLVR; encoded by the coding sequence ATGCGCACCCACTACCGCTTCGGCCACCAGTGGCAGGTGCAGGCGTCGGCGGATGCGGTGCGTGCGCTGCTCGAGGACGTCCGGGGCTACGGCGACTGGTGGCCGGGCGTGCGCGTCGTCGCCGACGCGTCGACGCCCGGCCGCCGCGCCGCCGACCTGGAGGTGCGCGCCCCGCTCGGATACCGCATCCGCATCACCATCACCGAGGCGCCCGGCAGGCCCGATGCGCTGCGGGCGCGCATCACCGGAGACCTCGAGGGCTGGTGCACGTGGCGCATCGCCGCGACGCCGACCGGCAGCCGGATCGTGTTCGGGCAGCAGGTCGAGGCGCGCTCGCGGCTGCTGCGGCTGCTGAGCCCGCTGCTGCACCACCGGCTGAGCGGCCAGCACGCCCGTGTCATGCGGGGCGCCGCCGACGGCATGCGTCGCGCGCTGCTGGTGCGCTGA
- a CDS encoding histidine kinase: MPTRAARSLALTAPGRAPAGERPATGERMQAAERRPPERPRRLGLVLALLVAVTMLPVSVVALLQPAAGLTPSPAILAAVLVALAVLHTASVAAHRVPRTAFAVGTAAMLALALLPLAGGVAAAMLPSSLAFLLLIAHAAGSPNAAAGWGRLLRWGALAVGLAGSALITAVHLLRAGRDDPLVSLGELLGLAAMVSAAWLVGALDRARREQAAEAEDVRLRHAIDAERTRIGRDLHDVVSHSLTVMVAQAEAARLLAETEPARSIAAIERVASTGRDAMHGLRGMVRLLDDGGPAEREPTPGLAGLAALVAGTASPQHDTAFAERGQRRPLPPDAELALYRAVQEALTNAVRHVAPPVRIRVELVWGEADVVVTVLDDGGGGRASTREGAGTGLIGLAERLRQAGGDLAIWRDRGWSVRASLPIEAP, from the coding sequence ATGCCCACTCGTGCCGCCCGCAGCCTCGCGCTCACCGCGCCTGGGCGCGCGCCGGCCGGCGAGCGCCCGGCGACCGGCGAGCGCATGCAGGCCGCCGAGCGCCGACCGCCGGAGCGCCCCCGCAGGCTCGGCCTCGTGCTCGCGCTGCTCGTCGCCGTCACGATGCTGCCGGTGTCGGTGGTGGCGCTCCTGCAGCCAGCCGCGGGGCTCACTCCGAGCCCGGCGATCCTGGCCGCCGTGCTGGTGGCGCTCGCGGTGCTGCACACCGCATCCGTCGCCGCCCACCGCGTGCCGCGCACCGCCTTCGCGGTGGGCACCGCGGCGATGCTCGCCCTCGCCCTGCTGCCGCTCGCCGGTGGTGTGGCGGCGGCGATGCTGCCGTCGTCGCTCGCGTTCCTGCTGCTCATCGCGCACGCCGCGGGGTCTCCGAATGCGGCCGCCGGCTGGGGGAGGCTCTTGCGGTGGGGCGCGCTGGCCGTCGGCCTCGCCGGCAGTGCGCTGATCACCGCGGTGCACCTGCTGCGCGCCGGTCGCGACGATCCGCTCGTGTCGCTCGGCGAGCTGCTGGGCCTCGCGGCGATGGTCAGCGCGGCCTGGCTCGTCGGCGCGCTCGACCGCGCCCGCCGCGAGCAGGCGGCCGAGGCGGAGGACGTGCGGCTGCGGCACGCGATCGACGCGGAGCGCACGCGCATCGGCCGCGACCTGCACGACGTGGTCTCGCACTCGCTCACGGTGATGGTCGCGCAGGCCGAGGCGGCGCGGCTGCTGGCCGAGACGGAGCCTGCCCGCAGCATCGCGGCGATCGAGCGCGTCGCCAGCACCGGCCGCGACGCGATGCACGGGCTGCGCGGCATGGTGCGGCTGCTCGACGACGGCGGGCCTGCCGAGCGCGAGCCGACGCCGGGCCTCGCCGGGCTCGCCGCACTCGTCGCCGGCACCGCGAGCCCGCAGCACGACACCGCCTTCGCCGAGCGCGGGCAGCGCAGGCCGCTGCCGCCCGACGCCGAGCTCGCGCTCTACCGCGCGGTGCAGGAGGCGCTCACGAACGCCGTGCGGCACGTCGCCCCGCCCGTGCGCATCCGCGTCGAGCTCGTGTGGGGCGAGGCGGATGTGGTGGTGACGGTGCTCGACGACGGTGGCGGCGGGCGCGCGAGCACGCGCGAGGGAGCCGGCACCGGTCTCATCGGGCTCGCCGAGCGGCTGCGCCAGGCAGGCGGAGACCTCGCCATCTGGCGCGACCGCGGCTGGAGCGTGCGCGCCTCCCTGCCCATCGAGGCGCCGTGA
- a CDS encoding stealth conserved region 3 domain-containing protein: MSDVREHGIDGQRSAFAPARQEPPGIRVSDAHEPVLVPSGGRFNRFDRPDVVLRNGRYSLTNGHMTPRESMVEDLLAIGGAIERAGIPCLLVRDDRGWPIIAVDRARRKELAAALAAAFADEPFYAEAVAPEKAARRGPILLADGELAGHKKASVMRIHRPRVEPAGRLRYGPETAVQLELWRFGEETLVAPLPNALMRASMPRHEAVRETVVRYGREWQTIQHMWEPLASDVTFEIDMVFSWVDGSASEFQRERAEQMRSYVVGEGDDSEARYRQIDELKYALRSVHMYAPWVRRIFIATDSPAPAWLAAHPKVTIVRAEDMFADRSALPTYNSHAVEAQLHNIEGLSEHFLYSNDDMFFGRQLEPDLFFSAGGVTKFVEATTRIGLGETDPARSGHDNAARYNRRLLRERFGAVTTRHLEHCAAPLRRSVIAELETAFPEDFRRTAAARFRSATDISVTNSLYHYYALMTGRAVQQTTAKVQYVETTLRKSLPAMERLLRKRDQDMFCLNDGSQPELTTEERNRAVTDFLEAYFPIPAPWERVPTGQARPRRPRPA; encoded by the coding sequence GTGAGCGACGTTCGAGAGCATGGCATCGACGGCCAGCGCAGCGCGTTCGCGCCAGCGCGCCAGGAGCCGCCCGGCATCCGGGTCTCCGACGCCCACGAACCGGTGCTGGTGCCCTCCGGTGGCCGCTTCAACCGCTTCGATCGCCCCGACGTCGTGCTGCGCAACGGCCGCTACTCGCTCACGAACGGCCACATGACCCCGCGCGAGTCGATGGTCGAGGATCTGCTGGCGATCGGGGGCGCGATCGAGCGAGCGGGCATCCCCTGCCTGCTGGTGCGCGACGACCGGGGCTGGCCGATCATCGCCGTGGATCGCGCCCGTCGCAAGGAGCTCGCGGCGGCGCTCGCGGCGGCGTTCGCGGACGAGCCCTTCTACGCCGAGGCGGTCGCGCCGGAGAAGGCGGCTCGCCGAGGTCCCATCCTGCTGGCCGACGGCGAGCTCGCCGGCCACAAGAAGGCATCGGTGATGCGCATCCACCGACCTCGCGTCGAGCCCGCCGGGCGGCTGCGCTACGGCCCGGAGACGGCAGTGCAGCTCGAGCTGTGGCGCTTCGGCGAGGAGACCCTCGTCGCTCCGCTGCCGAACGCCCTCATGCGCGCATCCATGCCGCGGCACGAGGCGGTGCGCGAGACCGTCGTGCGCTACGGCCGCGAGTGGCAGACGATCCAGCACATGTGGGAGCCGCTCGCCAGCGACGTCACCTTCGAGATCGACATGGTCTTCTCCTGGGTCGACGGCTCGGCCAGCGAGTTCCAGCGCGAGCGGGCAGAGCAGATGCGCTCCTACGTCGTGGGCGAGGGCGACGACTCCGAGGCCCGCTACCGGCAGATCGACGAGCTGAAGTACGCGCTCCGCTCCGTGCACATGTACGCGCCCTGGGTGCGCCGCATCTTCATCGCGACCGACTCGCCGGCGCCCGCCTGGCTCGCCGCGCATCCGAAGGTGACGATCGTGCGCGCGGAGGACATGTTCGCGGACCGCTCGGCGCTCCCCACCTACAACTCGCACGCGGTCGAGGCGCAGCTGCACAACATCGAGGGGCTCAGCGAGCACTTCCTCTACTCGAACGACGACATGTTCTTCGGCAGGCAGCTCGAGCCCGACCTGTTCTTCTCGGCGGGCGGGGTGACGAAGTTCGTCGAGGCGACGACGCGCATCGGGCTGGGCGAGACCGACCCGGCGCGCTCCGGTCACGACAACGCCGCCCGCTACAACCGGCGACTGCTGCGCGAGCGCTTCGGCGCGGTCACGACGCGGCACCTCGAGCACTGCGCCGCCCCGCTGCGCCGCAGCGTCATCGCCGAGCTCGAGACGGCGTTCCCCGAGGACTTCCGCCGCACCGCGGCCGCCCGCTTCCGCTCGGCGACCGACATCTCGGTGACGAACTCGCTCTACCACTACTACGCGCTCATGACCGGGCGCGCGGTGCAGCAGACGACCGCCAAGGTGCAGTACGTCGAGACCACGCTGCGCAAGTCGCTGCCGGCGATGGAGCGGCTGCTGCGCAAGCGCGACCAGGACATGTTCTGCCTCAACGACGGCAGCCAGCCGGAGCTCACGACTGAGGAGCGCAACCGCGCGGTCACCGACTTCCTCGAGGCCTACTTCCCGATCCCTGCGCCATGGGAGCGGGTGCCGACCGGCCAGGCTCGCCCTCGGCGACCGCGACCGGCCTGA
- a CDS encoding transcriptional regulator gives MAELDPVIHAPSRLRIVTTLNDLLDDGDTVTFPRLQELLAMTAGNLTTHLAKLEAAGYVTVAKAFEGKRPVTSIGITLEGRAAFRDYRRALLELLG, from the coding sequence ATGGCCGAGCTCGACCCCGTCATCCACGCCCCCAGTCGGCTGCGCATCGTGACGACGCTCAACGACCTGCTCGACGACGGCGACACCGTCACCTTCCCGCGGCTGCAGGAGCTGCTGGCGATGACCGCCGGCAACCTGACCACGCACCTCGCGAAGCTCGAGGCCGCCGGCTACGTGACGGTCGCGAAGGCGTTCGAGGGCAAGCGGCCCGTGACCTCGATCGGCATCACGCTCGAAGGCAGGGCGGCGTTCCGCGACTACCGCAGGGCGCTGCTGGAGCTGCTGGGCTGA
- a CDS encoding glucose 1-dehydrogenase, whose translation MARFDGKVALVTGGGSGIGEAVSKRLASEGAKVVVTDIALDAAQRVVGEIEAAGGTALAVQQDVASAEDAARVVAAAKETYGALHLAVNNAGIGGAPARTGDIEPDAWQQVIDVNLTGVLHGMREQIAAMLEHPKESAIVNMASVHGSVAAPMSSAYTATKHAVVGLTKNAAAEYGPEGLRINAVGPGYILTPLLEDNLDQDARDAIAAKHVLGRLGTPEEVAALTVFLLSDDASFITGSYHLVDGGYTAV comes from the coding sequence ATGGCACGGTTCGACGGCAAGGTGGCACTGGTGACGGGCGGCGGCTCCGGCATCGGCGAAGCAGTGAGCAAGCGGCTCGCGAGCGAGGGCGCGAAGGTCGTCGTCACCGACATCGCACTCGATGCCGCGCAGCGCGTCGTCGGCGAGATCGAGGCCGCGGGCGGCACCGCGCTCGCCGTGCAGCAGGATGTCGCCTCGGCCGAGGATGCCGCGCGCGTCGTGGCCGCGGCCAAGGAGACCTACGGCGCCCTGCACCTCGCGGTCAACAACGCGGGGATCGGCGGCGCTCCCGCCCGCACCGGCGACATCGAGCCGGATGCGTGGCAGCAGGTCATCGACGTCAACCTCACGGGCGTGCTCCACGGCATGCGGGAGCAGATCGCAGCGATGCTCGAGCACCCGAAGGAGTCGGCGATCGTCAACATGGCGTCGGTCCACGGATCGGTCGCCGCGCCCATGTCGAGCGCCTACACGGCGACCAAGCACGCGGTCGTCGGCCTCACCAAGAACGCTGCCGCCGAGTATGGCCCCGAGGGCCTGCGCATCAACGCGGTCGGCCCCGGCTACATCCTCACACCGCTGCTCGAGGACAACCTCGACCAGGACGCCCGCGACGCCATCGCCGCCAAGCACGTGCTCGGCCGCCTCGGCACGCCGGAGGAGGTCGCGGCGCTCACCGTGTTCCTGCTCTCGGACGACGCGAGCTTCATCACCGGCTCGTACCACCTGGTGGACGGCGGCTACACGGCGGTCTGA
- a CDS encoding response regulator transcription factor → MTGATDRGGETDAAEGGIVTGAADRSMTGGVAARVRVLVVDDQELMRDALATVIETDARLELAGTASDGAQAVEAVRRGLVDVVLMDIRMPVLDGIAATEQVLRMRTGVRVLVLTTFDLDEYVLAAVRAGASGFLTKDARPAALVDAILAVAAGDAAVSPRATRTLLRHVHEQPVADADEALAPLSPRERDVVRELAAGASNDEIGRRLYLTTNTVKTHVKAILAKLGLPDRIHVVIWAYEHGVAGR, encoded by the coding sequence GTGACTGGCGCCACCGATCGAGGCGGCGAGACCGACGCCGCCGAAGGAGGCATCGTGACCGGCGCCGCCGATCGATCGATGACGGGCGGCGTCGCCGCGCGCGTGCGCGTGTTGGTCGTCGACGACCAGGAGCTGATGCGCGACGCCCTCGCGACCGTGATCGAGACGGATGCGCGCCTCGAGCTCGCCGGCACCGCATCCGACGGAGCGCAGGCCGTCGAGGCCGTGCGGCGCGGGCTCGTCGATGTGGTGCTGATGGACATCCGCATGCCGGTGCTCGACGGCATCGCCGCCACCGAGCAGGTGCTGCGGATGCGTACGGGCGTCAGGGTGCTGGTGCTGACCACCTTCGACCTCGACGAGTACGTGCTGGCAGCCGTGCGAGCGGGCGCGAGCGGCTTCCTGACGAAGGACGCGCGCCCCGCAGCGCTGGTGGACGCGATCCTCGCGGTCGCGGCCGGCGATGCGGCGGTCTCGCCACGAGCGACGCGCACGCTGCTGCGGCACGTGCACGAGCAGCCGGTCGCCGACGCCGACGAGGCGCTCGCGCCGCTGAGCCCGCGCGAGCGCGACGTGGTGCGCGAGCTCGCCGCCGGTGCCTCGAATGACGAGATCGGCCGCCGGCTCTACCTGACGACGAACACGGTCAAGACGCACGTGAAGGCGATCCTCGCGAAGCTCGGGCTGCCCGACCGCATCCATGTGGTCATCTGGGCGTACGAGCACGGCGTCGCCGGCCGCTGA
- the rocD gene encoding ornithine--oxo-acid transaminase, with amino-acid sequence MTNRTDAGTETTVEASMNQSETDVGTDVTTDASAHEGVSATTAAAIEQVEAHAAHNYHPLPVVVETAEGAWVTDVDGRRYLDCLAAYSAVNFGHSNRRLLDAAHAQLDRVTLTSRAFHSAALGPFVEALAALAKKDMVLPMNTGAEAVESAIKVARRWGYQVGGVPEGKAEIIVMEGNFHGRTTTIVSFSDDPDAREGYAPFTPGFVRVPYGDIAALEAAIGPNTAAVLLEPIQGEAGINVPPAGYLQAVRELTEREHVLFIADEIQSGLGRTGATFQCDNEGVVPDMYLLGKALGGGVVPVSAVVANADVLGVLTPGSHGSTFGGNPLAAAVGLEVVRMLEEGEMQARARELGARLHEGLRALIGNGVTAVRGVGLWAGIDIDPAVGTARDVCLRLLERGILAKDTHGQTVRLAPPIVIDEADLDMLVRSFREAVGA; translated from the coding sequence ATGACGAACCGCACCGACGCCGGCACCGAGACGACCGTGGAGGCGAGCATGAACCAGAGCGAGACCGATGTGGGGACCGATGTGACCACGGATGCGTCGGCGCACGAGGGCGTGTCGGCGACGACCGCCGCTGCGATCGAGCAGGTCGAGGCGCACGCAGCGCACAACTATCACCCGCTGCCGGTGGTGGTGGAGACGGCGGAGGGCGCGTGGGTGACCGACGTCGACGGCCGCCGCTACCTCGACTGCCTGGCTGCCTACTCTGCGGTCAACTTCGGGCACAGCAACCGCCGCCTGCTCGACGCGGCCCACGCGCAGCTCGATCGGGTCACGCTCACGAGCCGCGCCTTCCACTCGGCGGCGCTCGGTCCCTTCGTGGAGGCGCTCGCGGCGCTCGCGAAGAAGGACATGGTGCTGCCGATGAACACCGGCGCCGAGGCGGTCGAGTCGGCCATCAAGGTGGCCCGCCGCTGGGGCTACCAGGTGGGCGGCGTGCCAGAGGGCAAGGCCGAGATCATCGTGATGGAGGGCAACTTCCACGGTCGCACGACGACGATCGTCTCGTTCTCGGACGACCCGGATGCGCGCGAGGGCTACGCGCCCTTCACGCCGGGCTTCGTGCGCGTGCCCTACGGCGACATCGCTGCCCTCGAGGCCGCGATCGGGCCCAACACGGCCGCCGTGCTGCTCGAGCCCATCCAGGGAGAGGCCGGCATCAACGTGCCGCCGGCCGGCTACCTGCAGGCGGTGCGCGAGCTGACCGAGCGCGAGCACGTGCTCTTCATCGCCGACGAGATCCAGTCGGGCCTGGGCCGCACGGGCGCCACCTTCCAGTGCGACAACGAGGGCGTCGTGCCCGACATGTACCTGCTGGGCAAGGCGCTCGGCGGCGGCGTCGTGCCGGTGTCTGCCGTGGTCGCGAACGCCGACGTGCTCGGCGTGCTGACGCCTGGCTCGCACGGCTCGACCTTCGGCGGCAACCCGCTCGCGGCGGCCGTCGGGCTCGAGGTCGTGCGGATGCTGGAGGAGGGTGAGATGCAGGCTCGCGCCCGCGAGCTCGGCGCCCGCCTGCACGAGGGCCTTCGCGCGCTCATCGGCAACGGGGTCACCGCGGTGCGCGGCGTGGGGCTGTGGGCCGGCATCGACATCGATCCTGCCGTGGGCACCGCCCGCGACGTCTGCCTGCGACTGCTGGAGCGCGGCATCCTGGCGAAGGACACGCACGGCCAGACGGTGCGCCTCGCCCCGCCGATCGTGATCGACGAGGCCGACCTCGACATGCTGGTGCGCAGCTTCCGCGAGGCGGTCGGCGCGTAG
- a CDS encoding phosphodiesterase, giving the protein MTTRSAEHPRPDHFLLHISDTHLLAGGGRLYDRVPSEEHLRRLFAEFEASGARPDAIVFTGDLADRGEPDAYRRLREIVDPVAAELCSRVVWVMGNHDDRSAFRTALLDEPASNAPVDAVLDLDGLRIITLDSTVPGHHHGMVSAEQRDWLRAVLATPAPHGTILAMHHPPVPSVLDLAVSVELRDQASLAEALVGTDVRAILAGHLHYSSTATFAGIPVSVASATCYTQDLNVPVGGTRGRDGARAFNLVHVYPTTVLHSVVPLGSFASLDWIDAEESARRLERAGVAIAASARVATQLIGA; this is encoded by the coding sequence GTGACGACCCGCTCGGCCGAGCATCCCCGGCCGGATCACTTCCTCCTCCACATCTCCGACACCCATCTGCTCGCGGGCGGCGGGCGGCTCTACGACCGCGTGCCGAGCGAGGAGCACCTGCGCCGGCTGTTCGCCGAGTTCGAGGCATCCGGCGCCCGGCCCGACGCGATCGTGTTCACCGGCGACCTCGCCGACCGCGGCGAGCCGGATGCCTACCGGCGGCTGCGCGAGATCGTCGACCCGGTCGCGGCCGAGCTGTGCTCCCGCGTCGTGTGGGTGATGGGCAATCACGACGACCGCAGCGCCTTCCGCACGGCGCTCCTCGACGAGCCCGCCTCCAACGCGCCCGTCGACGCCGTGCTCGACCTCGACGGGCTGCGCATCATCACGCTCGACTCGACGGTGCCCGGCCACCACCACGGCATGGTGAGCGCCGAGCAGCGCGACTGGCTGCGCGCGGTGCTCGCCACCCCCGCGCCGCACGGCACGATCCTGGCGATGCACCATCCGCCGGTGCCGAGCGTGCTCGACCTCGCGGTGAGCGTCGAGCTGCGCGACCAGGCGAGCCTCGCCGAGGCGCTCGTCGGCACCGATGTGCGTGCGATCCTCGCCGGCCACCTGCACTACTCGTCGACCGCGACCTTCGCCGGCATCCCCGTCTCGGTCGCATCGGCCACCTGCTACACGCAGGATCTCAACGTGCCTGTCGGCGGCACCCGCGGGCGCGACGGCGCGCGAGCCTTCAACCTCGTGCACGTCTACCCGACGACGGTGCTGCACTCGGTCGTGCCGCTGGGCAGCTTCGCATCGCTCGATTGGATCGACGCCGAGGAGTCGGCCCGTCGCCTCGAGCGCGCCGGCGTGGCGATCGCGGCGAGCGCGCGCGTAGCGACGCAGCTCATCGGCGCGTAG
- the ddaH gene encoding dimethylargininase, with the protein MASTVTATDSNRTAQHQTVLMCRPEHFTVTSTINVWMDPTKPTRTDVAIAQWQTLHDAYVELGYDVELIDPIDGLDDMVYAANGGFTLDGKAYGAKFTYDERIPEGPAYMAWFGANGFEVHEPEHVNEGEGDMLLSRGAILAGHGFRTSLESHDELRGIFDREVVSLRLVDPRFYHLDTAMAILDDESIAYMPAAFDQAGQAELARRYPDAILVDEADASVLGLNSFGDGRTMVIAQRATGFERQLRSRGYETIGLDLSELLLGGGGIKCCTLELRR; encoded by the coding sequence ATGGCGAGCACCGTGACAGCGACCGATTCGAACCGCACCGCACAGCACCAGACCGTGCTGATGTGCCGCCCAGAGCACTTCACCGTCACCTCCACCATCAACGTGTGGATGGATCCGACGAAGCCGACGCGCACCGACGTCGCCATCGCGCAGTGGCAGACGCTGCACGACGCCTATGTCGAGCTCGGCTACGACGTCGAGCTGATCGACCCGATCGACGGCCTCGACGACATGGTCTATGCGGCCAACGGCGGCTTCACGCTCGATGGCAAGGCCTACGGCGCCAAGTTCACCTACGACGAGCGCATCCCCGAGGGACCCGCCTACATGGCGTGGTTCGGCGCGAACGGCTTCGAGGTGCACGAGCCCGAGCATGTCAACGAGGGCGAGGGCGACATGCTGCTCTCGCGTGGCGCGATCCTGGCCGGCCACGGCTTCCGCACCAGCCTCGAGTCGCACGACGAGCTGCGCGGCATCTTCGATCGCGAGGTCGTCAGCCTGCGCCTGGTCGACCCGCGCTTCTACCACCTCGACACCGCGATGGCGATCCTCGACGACGAGAGCATCGCCTACATGCCCGCCGCCTTCGACCAAGCGGGTCAGGCCGAGCTCGCGCGCCGCTATCCCGACGCCATCCTCGTCGACGAGGCCGACGCATCCGTCTTGGGCCTCAACTCCTTCGGCGACGGCCGCACCATGGTGATCGCGCAGCGCGCCACCGGCTTCGAGCGCCAGCTGCGATCGCGCGGCTACGAGACGATCGGCCTCGACCTGTCTGAGCTGCTGCTGGGCGGCGGCGGCATCAAGTGCTGCACCCTGGAGCTGCGCCGATGA
- a CDS encoding ribokinase: protein MPAPRDGVLIVGSINADLTAYSSRLPQPGETFTGDAFALGLGGKGANQAVAVAKAGAAAHMVGCVGDDRFGSLVTSSLGEHGVRLEHVRTVAGDSADGDAGSTHTGIAHIRVAGGENDIVIVAGANASLDEAQLDAAFAALGDRVAVMLTQLETPLEITLAAVRRAHDAGITVILDPAPARALPEEIWPLVDIIKPNETEAALLTGLAVDSAASAAVAGRWFVERGVDAAIITMAGAGSVLVTAEGVSEHAPIAVEVVDTTAAGDAYAGHLAASIAAGLGIDEAIRRASAAGAVTVTRRGASASLASAAEVDALLQG, encoded by the coding sequence ATGCCAGCACCGCGCGACGGCGTGTTGATCGTCGGATCGATCAACGCCGACCTCACCGCCTACTCCAGCCGCCTCCCGCAGCCCGGCGAGACCTTCACGGGTGACGCCTTCGCGCTCGGCCTCGGCGGCAAGGGGGCCAACCAGGCCGTCGCCGTGGCGAAGGCAGGAGCAGCGGCGCACATGGTCGGATGCGTCGGCGACGACCGGTTCGGCAGTCTCGTCACGTCGAGCCTCGGTGAGCACGGGGTGCGGCTCGAGCACGTGCGCACGGTGGCTGGCGACAGCGCCGATGGCGACGCTGGCAGCACGCACACCGGCATCGCCCACATCCGCGTCGCGGGCGGTGAGAACGACATCGTCATCGTGGCCGGCGCCAACGCGTCGCTCGACGAGGCGCAGCTCGACGCGGCGTTCGCGGCGCTCGGCGATCGCGTCGCCGTCATGCTGACGCAGCTGGAGACGCCGCTCGAGATCACGCTCGCCGCGGTGCGGCGCGCGCACGACGCGGGGATCACGGTGATCCTCGACCCGGCCCCCGCACGGGCGCTCCCCGAGGAGATCTGGCCGCTCGTCGACATCATCAAGCCCAACGAGACCGAGGCGGCGCTGCTCACCGGCCTCGCGGTCGACTCCGCGGCATCAGCTGCCGTGGCCGGTCGCTGGTTCGTCGAGCGCGGCGTGGACGCAGCCATCATCACGATGGCCGGCGCCGGCAGCGTGCTCGTCACCGCGGAGGGTGTCAGCGAGCACGCGCCCATCGCGGTCGAGGTCGTCGACACGACGGCTGCGGGAGACGCCTACGCGGGGCACCTGGCCGCATCCATCGCCGCCGGCCTCGGCATCGACGAGGCCATCCGGCGCGCGAGCGCTGCCGGCGCGGTGACCGTCACGCGTCGCGGCGCATCCGCGAGCCTCGCGAGCGCCGCAGAGGTCGACGCGCTGCTGCAGGGCTGA